Proteins co-encoded in one Aquincola tertiaricarbonis genomic window:
- a CDS encoding L-dopachrome tautomerase-related protein: protein MARPSGLETRWSGINGIALSPDRQPLYWALTAGTTVFRIPVEALLSHTITEDARGAAVEIVGHVGANADGMAFGRDGHLYITDVTHNGLVRVNVQAGQAKIAARNDNVFWPDTATLAPNGDIVFTASKLNAHFAGAVKPGAERYLLWRLKP, encoded by the coding sequence ATGGCGAGGCCGTCTGGCCTGGAAACCCGCTGGTCTGGCATCAACGGCATCGCTCTGTCGCCGGACCGTCAACCCCTGTACTGGGCCTTGACCGCCGGCACCACTGTCTTCCGCATCCCAGTGGAGGCGCTCTTGTCCCACACGATCACCGAGGACGCGCGCGGCGCCGCTGTGGAGATCGTCGGGCATGTCGGCGCAAACGCCGATGGCATGGCGTTCGGCCGCGATGGGCACCTCTACATCACCGACGTGACGCACAACGGACTAGTTCGGGTGAACGTTCAGGCCGGGCAAGCCAAGATCGCCGCTAGAAACGACAATGTGTTCTGGCCGGACACTGCCACGTTGGCACCGAACGGCGACATCGTGTTCACAGCGAGCAAGCTCAACGCGCACTTTGCCGGGGCGGTCAAGCCGGGTGCCGAGCGCTACCTGCTTTGGCGACTCAAGCCCTGA
- a CDS encoding thymidylate synthase, which yields MKQYLELLADILENGVAKGDRTGTGTTSVFGRQIRHNLAEGFPLLTTKKLHFKSIANELIWFLNGDTNVQWLKEHGVSIWNEWATEEGELGPVYGKQWTAWPTKDGGAINQIDYVVNALKNNPNSRRILFHGWNPEYLPDEKLSPVDNARAGKMALPPCHLLYQFYVANGKLSAQLYIRSSDSFLGLPYNIASLALLTHMLAQQCDFIPHEIIVSIGDLHAYSNHMDQIRTQLSRETRALPRLIITRRPSSIYDYKFEDFLIEGYDPHPSIAAPIAV from the coding sequence ATGAAACAATACCTTGAACTCCTGGCGGACATTTTGGAGAACGGCGTTGCCAAGGGTGATCGCACCGGCACTGGTACTACCTCCGTGTTTGGTCGACAAATCCGGCATAACTTGGCCGAAGGCTTTCCCCTTCTCACCACCAAGAAGCTTCACTTCAAGAGCATTGCGAACGAACTCATTTGGTTCTTAAACGGCGACACGAACGTTCAGTGGCTCAAGGAGCACGGCGTTAGCATTTGGAACGAGTGGGCGACCGAAGAGGGTGAATTGGGGCCGGTCTACGGGAAGCAATGGACTGCATGGCCTACAAAGGATGGCGGCGCTATCAACCAAATTGACTACGTGGTCAACGCGCTGAAGAACAATCCCAACAGCCGGCGCATCCTTTTTCACGGGTGGAACCCAGAATACCTCCCTGATGAGAAGTTGAGTCCGGTGGACAATGCGCGGGCTGGCAAAATGGCGCTTCCACCCTGTCATTTGCTGTACCAGTTTTACGTGGCGAATGGGAAGCTGTCTGCGCAGTTGTATATTCGCAGCTCCGATAGTTTCCTCGGGTTGCCGTACAACATCGCCTCGCTGGCGTTGTTGACTCATATGCTTGCGCAGCAGTGTGATTTTATTCCGCACGAAATCATTGTGAGCATTGGAGACCTTCACGCATACTCGAACCACATGGATCAGATTCGGACCCAGCTCAGCCGAGAAACGCGCGCTCTGCCACGGTTAATCATTACGCGTCGGCCTTCCTCTATTTACGACTACAAGTTTGAGGATTTCCTCATCGAGGGATATGACCCTCATCCTTCCATTGCGGCTCCGATTGCGGTGTAA
- a CDS encoding ATP-binding protein, with protein MDYYNAHKVEVSTPPDRTVHLIIDEAHNILSEQSTRESESWKDYRLELFEEIIKEGRKFGMFVTIASQRPADISPTIVSQLHNFFIHRLVNDRDLFLIDNTISTLDALSRSLIPGLSQGCCVVTGTAFELPMVIQVDRLPTNKQPASEDVDLEKLWSEAPQPLA; from the coding sequence GTGGACTACTACAACGCCCACAAGGTAGAAGTTAGCACCCCGCCAGACCGCACTGTCCACCTCATCATCGACGAAGCTCACAACATTCTGTCCGAGCAGTCGACGCGAGAGAGCGAGAGCTGGAAAGACTATCGTCTTGAGCTCTTCGAAGAAATCATTAAGGAGGGCCGCAAGTTCGGCATGTTTGTGACGATTGCAAGCCAGCGCCCGGCCGACATATCGCCAACCATTGTTTCGCAGCTGCACAACTTCTTCATCCATCGCTTGGTGAACGACAGGGACCTCTTTCTCATCGACAACACCATCTCGACGCTGGACGCCTTGTCGCGCAGCCTCATTCCTGGCCTGTCGCAGGGGTGCTGCGTGGTCACTGGAACTGCATTTGAGCTTCCGATGGTCATCCAAGTTGACCGCCTGCCAACCAACAAGCAGCCTGCCAGCGAGGACGTCGACCTTGAGAAGCTCTGGAGCGAGGCACCGCAGCCACTGGCCTAA